The following proteins are co-located in the Rippkaea orientalis PCC 8801 genome:
- a CDS encoding alkaline phosphatase D family protein has translation MIDLKPLTIGPILGYVTDRSARIFGRGEYVPSPHILPVNLGVQSYQLFESSWGAARFREKGSSEFNLPQFFKLNPNADMSGVVTFENLKPDTHYEYEIGWFIGETEPEIGVSINWSGAIKQHFKSGTNNGQEPRSFVYGACRYMQRLAPGIWRYGEDGDKTFGTILKQIEDGLAIDALLMVGDQIYADDNFTEVTDQDLTVERYFDRYRNTFGQPAIRQLMGQVPTYMTLDDHEILDNWPKDAGDRQWTLIYPAAIQAYETYQLSHSPLFASPDIDEEERHTGEWGYCRLWYQFQDGCCDFFALDCRTERELGDTPETRAMLGSRQMEALKKWLCDGSGRIKFVITSVPFFPDKLSGGGLDQDKWGGFLKQRTELLDLIFERDLKRVVFLAGDVACGMSAEVYCPEKPDFKVVSVISSGLFWPFTHRAAKHFQMNGKLATLSSHQYELVHCGPVVSIDHFTRINANLDGLIVEMFSSTGRPCGRKIHEF, from the coding sequence ATGATTGACTTAAAACCCCTGACTATCGGACCGATTTTAGGCTATGTTACTGATAGAAGTGCGCGTATTTTTGGGCGAGGAGAATATGTCCCTTCACCCCATATCCTTCCCGTGAATTTAGGCGTACAATCCTATCAATTATTCGAGTCCAGTTGGGGGGCTGCTCGCTTCCGAGAAAAAGGGAGTTCAGAATTTAATCTGCCCCAATTTTTCAAACTCAATCCTAACGCTGATATGTCAGGAGTGGTTACATTTGAAAACCTGAAACCCGACACCCATTATGAATACGAAATCGGTTGGTTTATTGGGGAAACTGAACCAGAAATTGGAGTTAGTATCAATTGGTCAGGAGCTATTAAACAACACTTTAAATCCGGTACTAATAATGGCCAAGAGCCTCGTTCTTTTGTTTATGGTGCGTGTCGTTATATGCAACGACTCGCCCCTGGAATTTGGCGGTATGGAGAGGATGGCGATAAAACCTTTGGGACAATTCTCAAACAAATTGAAGATGGCCTGGCGATCGATGCCTTATTAATGGTAGGCGATCAAATTTATGCTGATGATAATTTTACCGAAGTAACGGATCAAGATTTGACCGTTGAGCGATATTTTGACCGCTACCGCAATACCTTTGGTCAACCTGCCATTCGTCAACTGATGGGACAAGTCCCCACCTACATGACCCTAGATGACCACGAAATTCTCGATAATTGGCCTAAGGACGCAGGGGACAGACAATGGACGCTGATCTATCCCGCAGCTATTCAAGCTTACGAAACCTACCAATTAAGCCATAGTCCTCTGTTTGCTTCCCCCGACATCGATGAAGAAGAACGCCATACTGGGGAATGGGGATATTGTCGTCTTTGGTATCAGTTTCAGGATGGTTGCTGTGACTTTTTTGCCCTAGACTGTCGCACCGAACGAGAGTTAGGGGATACGCCAGAAACTCGCGCTATGTTGGGGTCCAGGCAAATGGAAGCCCTGAAAAAATGGCTCTGTGATGGCTCAGGACGCATTAAATTTGTGATCACCTCTGTTCCGTTTTTCCCCGATAAATTGTCAGGGGGAGGACTTGATCAAGATAAATGGGGCGGTTTTTTGAAGCAACGGACGGAATTACTCGATTTAATCTTTGAACGCGACTTAAAACGGGTGGTCTTTTTAGCGGGAGATGTGGCTTGTGGGATGAGTGCAGAGGTGTATTGTCCAGAAAAACCGGATTTTAAGGTGGTTTCCGTGATCTCATCGGGTTTATTTTGGCCGTTCACCCACCGCGCAGCCAAGCACTTTCAAATGAATGGTAAGCTGGCAACGCTGTCGTCTCATCAATATGAATTAGTTCATTGTGGTCCGGTGGTTTCGATTGATCATTTCACCCGAATTAATGCCAATCTTGATGGTTTAATCGTAGAAATGTTTTCTAGTACCGGACGACCCTGCGGAAGAAAAATTCACGAGTTTTAG
- a CDS encoding carbohydrate kinase family protein: protein MNLKNPSSTPEIVCFGSFIAMNLLVLDEWPQRNFGCVFKEYRDSIGQDAAMIALMLQDWNIQTAMIGSAVGTDFRGKWLVDQFNDRGVLGEVRVDPNLSTMLAILLSDSSGDRTYFWQPDPQVLATLDTADLSLLPSSKLLYVDWYDEDHILRPMDEAVKLGIPVYLNLEHLHENPDILARYAGRATICQAVTDAAQRGEESPLTVAKRLLEVGVEIAVITLAGEGCFVMRGTEMVRVQTPNIKAVDSFGAGATFSAAFIYGYLQGWSLEKMARFATATASIKCSRVGLETPNLSEAQKLAEQLHSE from the coding sequence ATGAACCTAAAAAATCCATCATCTACTCCTGAAATTGTCTGTTTTGGATCGTTTATTGCCATGAATCTGCTGGTACTCGATGAATGGCCGCAACGCAATTTTGGCTGTGTTTTTAAAGAATACCGAGATAGCATTGGACAAGACGCGGCCATGATTGCGTTGATGTTACAGGACTGGAATATCCAAACGGCGATGATCGGTTCCGCCGTGGGAACAGACTTTCGAGGAAAATGGCTGGTGGATCAATTTAATGATCGCGGTGTTTTAGGGGAAGTGCGCGTCGATCCTAACCTTTCGACTATGTTAGCTATTTTACTGAGTGATTCCAGTGGCGATCGCACTTATTTTTGGCAACCCGATCCCCAAGTACTCGCCACTTTAGACACGGCCGATCTTTCCCTGTTACCCAGCAGCAAACTACTTTATGTAGACTGGTACGATGAAGATCATATACTGCGCCCCATGGATGAAGCGGTTAAATTGGGCATCCCTGTTTATCTGAATTTAGAACATTTACACGAAAATCCCGATATTTTAGCCCGTTACGCGGGACGAGCGACGATTTGTCAAGCCGTTACCGATGCAGCACAACGGGGAGAGGAGTCACCCTTAACCGTTGCCAAGCGACTCCTAGAGGTTGGGGTCGAAATTGCCGTTATTACCCTCGCAGGGGAAGGCTGTTTTGTGATGCGCGGGACGGAAATGGTACGAGTTCAGACTCCCAATATTAAAGCAGTTGATTCCTTTGGCGCGGGAGCGACCTTTTCCGCCGCTTTTATTTATGGTTATCTACAAGGGTGGAGTCTGGAAAAAATGGCTCGGTTTGCTACTGCTACAGCTTCTATTAAGTGTAGTCGAGTGGGACTCGAAACCCCCAATTTATCGGAAGCTCAAAAACTCGCCGAACAGCTTCATAGCGAATAG
- the gntT gene encoding guanitoxin biosynthesis MATE family efflux transporter GntT, producing MFSRNSDRFGFDFIKLTVTNILSNIMIPLAGLVDLAFLGHLTDIRHLAGVALATILFDYLYRTCKFLRMTTTGTTAQAVGREEPDTVLLTLLRHGFLALIVAAIILLLQHPLRELGFTILTAVPDVKQAGTDYFNARIWGAPAALMNFVVIGWFLGRKQSNIVLIMSLVGNGVNILLDYWFIMRLGWNSVGAGAATAISQYGMLLLGIIVILWEGWLLQLPKVAQKIFQLDAMKSALGINFDIWIRTLASVSTFAIFTNLSSAFGTLILASNSLMIEVINLAVFLIEGSAFATETFAGAFYGEGRRENLPSLLGFSAALSVSLGGVLALIFIIFPEPMFGLLTNHQEVIEQINQYTLWLLPILIILSVVYMLEGYFLGLTQVLIIRNSMLMAAIIGFLPLAICAWQFKNVHLLWTGLLLFMGTRALTLGLSVPQSFNEDELASLPNLNKTTQNSI from the coding sequence ATGTTTTCAAGAAATAGCGATCGCTTTGGGTTTGATTTTATCAAACTAACCGTTACCAATATTCTCTCAAATATCATGATTCCTTTGGCGGGATTGGTCGATCTCGCCTTTTTGGGACATCTAACAGATATTCGTCATTTAGCTGGAGTTGCTTTGGCGACAATTTTGTTTGATTATCTCTATCGTACTTGTAAATTTTTACGGATGACGACAACAGGAACAACCGCTCAAGCAGTCGGAAGAGAGGAACCAGATACCGTCTTATTAACCCTGTTACGCCATGGGTTTTTAGCGTTAATCGTAGCAGCAATTATCCTTTTATTACAGCATCCTTTAAGAGAATTAGGGTTTACGATTTTGACGGCTGTTCCTGATGTTAAACAGGCCGGTACAGACTATTTTAATGCGCGTATTTGGGGGGCACCGGCCGCTTTAATGAATTTTGTCGTTATCGGTTGGTTTTTGGGACGTAAACAGAGTAATATCGTGTTAATTATGTCCTTAGTTGGCAATGGAGTGAATATTCTTTTAGATTATTGGTTTATTATGCGTTTAGGATGGAATAGTGTGGGTGCAGGGGCTGCTACAGCTATTAGTCAATATGGGATGTTACTGTTAGGAATTATTGTCATACTCTGGGAAGGTTGGTTGCTTCAGTTGCCAAAAGTTGCTCAAAAGATTTTTCAATTAGATGCGATGAAATCGGCTTTGGGAATCAATTTTGATATTTGGATACGCACCCTAGCCAGTGTTTCAACCTTTGCCATTTTTACTAACTTGAGTAGTGCCTTTGGAACCCTCATTTTAGCGAGTAATAGTTTAATGATAGAAGTGATTAATTTAGCGGTTTTCTTGATAGAAGGCTCAGCCTTTGCTACGGAAACCTTTGCAGGAGCTTTTTATGGAGAAGGTCGTCGAGAAAATCTGCCGTCTTTATTAGGATTTTCTGCTGCTCTTAGTGTGAGTTTAGGAGGTGTTTTAGCCTTAATTTTTATCATTTTTCCAGAGCCCATGTTTGGACTATTAACTAATCATCAGGAAGTGATTGAACAAATCAACCAATATACCCTATGGTTATTGCCTATTCTCATTATTCTGTCAGTCGTTTATATGTTAGAAGGCTATTTTTTAGGCTTAACCCAAGTCTTGATTATTCGTAATAGTATGTTAATGGCAGCCATCATAGGCTTTTTACCTTTAGCTATCTGCGCTTGGCAATTCAAAAATGTGCATTTATTATGGACAGGATTGTTATTATTTATGGGGACGAGAGCGTTAACATTAGGTCTATCAGTTCCTCAAAGCTTTAATGAAGATGAATTGGCGAGTCTACCGAACCTCAACAAAACGACTCAGAACAGTATATGA
- the upp gene encoding uracil phosphoribosyltransferase, with amino-acid sequence MNVQLRVYVPDHPLIKHWLGVARDVNTPCVLFKTAMTELGRWLTYEATRYWLPTLETTIETPLAESPATLINPQVPIAVIPILRAGLALLDGAQTLLPLASTYHLGLVRDEETLEVSCYLNKLPPKFEPQTHIIILEPMLATGGSIMIAMEEITKRGGDPALMRIISVVAAPPALQKLSQDYPNLNIYTAIIDEGINSKGYIVPGLGDAGDRAFGT; translated from the coding sequence ATGAATGTTCAACTGCGCGTTTATGTCCCCGATCACCCTTTAATTAAGCATTGGTTAGGAGTTGCCCGTGACGTTAATACTCCTTGTGTCCTCTTCAAAACCGCGATGACAGAATTAGGACGCTGGTTAACCTACGAAGCGACTCGCTATTGGCTACCTACCCTAGAAACAACCATTGAAACGCCCCTAGCTGAGTCTCCAGCGACGTTAATTAATCCCCAAGTCCCCATCGCCGTTATTCCCATTTTACGCGCTGGATTGGCCTTATTAGATGGAGCCCAAACCCTTTTACCCTTAGCCTCCACCTATCATTTAGGATTAGTTCGAGATGAAGAAACCCTAGAAGTCAGTTGTTATCTCAATAAATTACCGCCCAAATTTGAACCCCAAACCCACATTATCATCCTAGAACCGATGTTAGCGACTGGGGGATCGATTATGATAGCCATGGAAGAAATCACCAAACGCGGAGGAGATCCCGCTTTAATGCGCATTATTTCGGTGGTAGCAGCCCCTCCTGCTTTGCAAAAATTAAGCCAAGACTATCCCAATTTGAATATCTATACGGCTATTATTGATGAAGGGATCAATAGTAAAGGCTATATTGTTCCTGGGTTGGGAGATGCGGGCGATCGCGCTTTTGGAACCTAG
- a CDS encoding Crp/Fnr family transcriptional regulator: protein MEERHSYRNQNDEIEKLLETASFFAGLPEESLASVMSHAVIRSHPANRVILLENDWGGAVYFILEGWVKIRTHNVDGKEITLNIVGKGEIIGEMAALEEIPRSTDAITLTPTTVSSIPAQDFVSLLQSEPIAGIHLAQLMAKRLRQLNRRLRLREADSLSRVADTLIFLAEGQGKPTKQGIEIPNLPHRELSSISGLARETVTRSLTKLEKKGVIKREDDILCINDLDALEQIIN from the coding sequence ATGGAAGAAAGACACAGCTACCGCAATCAAAACGACGAGATCGAGAAATTATTAGAAACCGCTTCTTTTTTTGCTGGATTGCCAGAAGAAAGTTTAGCATCGGTGATGAGTCATGCAGTTATCCGTAGTCATCCCGCTAATCGCGTTATTTTGCTCGAAAATGACTGGGGAGGAGCCGTTTACTTCATTTTAGAAGGTTGGGTCAAAATTCGGACTCACAACGTTGATGGAAAGGAAATCACCCTCAATATCGTTGGAAAAGGCGAAATTATCGGTGAAATGGCAGCCTTAGAAGAAATTCCTCGCTCTACCGATGCCATTACCCTCACCCCAACTACTGTCAGTAGCATTCCCGCCCAAGATTTTGTTAGTCTTCTACAGAGTGAACCCATTGCGGGGATTCATTTGGCACAATTGATGGCTAAACGGTTACGGCAACTAAACCGACGCTTACGGTTGCGAGAAGCAGATAGTCTGTCTAGAGTCGCTGATACCCTCATTTTTTTAGCCGAAGGACAGGGAAAACCCACCAAACAGGGTATAGAAATTCCGAATTTACCCCACCGAGAATTAAGTAGTATTAGCGGATTAGCTAGGGAAACTGTCACGCGATCGCTGACCAAACTCGAAAAAAAAGGAGTTATTAAACGGGAAGACGATATTCTGTGTATTAACGATCTAGATGCCTTAGAACAGATTATTAACTAA
- a CDS encoding DUF2232 domain-containing protein, with protein sequence MNHFNPSSDNTNQGSELISNSLSDDSNWVDEGDDNQEVSLPSSNHISPVAASNIKNSKTLAMVETAFLASTGSLIWLINYYFPLGPILKIFFPVPIALVYLRWGHRAAWMGALVSGLLLTVLMGPTRSIVFLIPYGLMGIQLGYCWQRGANWGFSLVTGALIGTFGFFFRFWLFSILLGEDLWQYVITQVTELAEWVFLKLGILSQPTFELIQLLAVVLILINSLIYLFAVHLVSLLVLDKLGNPIPRPPKWVKVILDYE encoded by the coding sequence ATGAACCATTTTAATCCTTCTTCTGATAATACTAATCAAGGGTCTGAGTTAATCTCTAATTCTCTATCCGATGACTCTAATTGGGTTGATGAGGGTGATGATAATCAAGAAGTTTCTTTACCCTCTTCTAATCATATTTCCCCTGTCGCTGCTTCTAATATTAAAAACAGTAAAACTTTGGCGATGGTAGAAACAGCATTTTTAGCCAGTACAGGGAGTTTAATTTGGTTGATTAATTATTATTTTCCCCTGGGTCCAATCTTAAAGATTTTTTTCCCAGTTCCTATTGCTTTAGTTTACCTAAGATGGGGACACCGGGCTGCTTGGATGGGGGCATTAGTATCGGGATTATTATTAACCGTTTTAATGGGACCGACCCGAAGTATTGTCTTTTTGATCCCCTATGGACTGATGGGAATACAATTAGGGTATTGTTGGCAACGGGGTGCTAATTGGGGATTTTCGCTGGTCACAGGGGCATTAATTGGAACCTTTGGCTTCTTTTTTCGGTTCTGGTTATTTTCAATTTTGTTAGGCGAAGATTTATGGCAATATGTGATTACTCAAGTCACGGAATTAGCTGAATGGGTTTTTCTGAAATTAGGCATTCTATCCCAACCCACTTTTGAATTAATTCAACTGTTGGCAGTCGTCTTAATTTTAATTAATAGTTTAATTTATTTATTTGCCGTTCATTTAGTGTCTTTATTAGTCTTAGATAAACTGGGAAATCCGATTCCTCGTCCACCTAAATGGGTGAAAGTGATCTTAGATTATGAGTAG
- a CDS encoding metal ABC transporter permease — protein sequence MLDLLIEPLKYSFMQRSLIEAVIVGVICAVVGSYLMVQRLALLGDAISHSVLPGLAIAFILGMNIFVGAFIAGLLSTVLINIIRTRSPIKEDAAMGIVFSAFFALGITLITIVQKDNKIDLNHFLFGNILGVTYADVRDTLIIAVIVLVTVIALYKELLFYTFDKLGAQAVGLPVNLLDLGLMVLIGLTIVASLKAVGVILVLSLLITPAATAYLLVSRLHLMMIVGVGIGIISSISGMYLSYFYNLPSGPTIVLVASGLFILTFLFSPKHGLLISKH from the coding sequence ATGTTAGACCTATTAATTGAACCCTTAAAATATAGTTTTATGCAGCGATCGCTCATCGAAGCGGTGATTGTTGGGGTAATTTGTGCCGTAGTTGGTAGTTATTTAATGGTACAAAGATTAGCTTTACTCGGCGATGCCATTAGTCATTCTGTCTTACCAGGACTCGCTATTGCTTTTATTTTAGGCATGAATATCTTTGTTGGAGCCTTTATTGCCGGGTTACTCAGTACGGTATTGATTAATATTATTAGAACGCGATCGCCGATTAAAGAAGATGCAGCCATGGGAATTGTTTTTTCAGCTTTTTTTGCCCTAGGGATTACGCTAATTACTATTGTTCAAAAAGATAATAAAATTGACCTAAATCATTTCCTATTTGGTAACATTCTTGGGGTAACGTATGCTGATGTTAGAGACACCCTAATCATTGCTGTTATTGTCCTTGTTACCGTCATCGCTTTATACAAAGAATTACTCTTTTATACCTTCGATAAATTAGGAGCTCAGGCAGTAGGTTTACCCGTCAATTTATTAGATTTAGGACTTATGGTATTAATTGGACTGACCATTGTTGCCAGTTTAAAAGCCGTAGGAGTCATTCTCGTTTTATCCCTATTAATTACCCCCGCAGCCACGGCTTATTTATTAGTCAGTCGCTTACATTTAATGATGATAGTCGGCGTAGGAATTGGCATAATTTCTAGCATTAGTGGAATGTATCTAAGCTACTTTTATAACCTGCCATCGGGACCTACCATCGTTTTAGTTGCTTCAGGATTATTTATCTTAACTTTTCTCTTTAGTCCAAAACACGGACTCCTCATCAGTAAACACTAA
- a CDS encoding UDP-glucuronic acid decarboxylase family protein, with protein sequence MRILVTGGAGFIGSHLIDRLMEQGHDVLCLDNFYTGHKRNILKWLNNPYFELIRHDITEPIRLEVDQIYHLACPASPVHYQFNPVKTIKTNVLGTLYMLGLAKRVNARLLLASTSEVYGDPDVHPQPEEYRGNVNCTGLRACYDEGKRVAETLAFEYHREHKVDIRVARIFNTYGPRMLENDGRVVSNFIVQALQGKPLTVYGDGSQTRSFCYVSDLVEGLIRLMNNDYIGPINLGNPGEYTILELAQIIQGMINPGAELIFKPLPQDDPRQRQPDITKAKHYLGWEPTIPLKEGLELAISDFRQRVS encoded by the coding sequence ATGAGAATCCTAGTTACAGGCGGTGCTGGTTTCATCGGCTCTCACTTAATCGATAGATTAATGGAACAAGGCCACGATGTTCTGTGCTTAGATAACTTCTATACCGGTCACAAACGTAATATCCTAAAATGGCTTAATAATCCTTATTTTGAATTAATTCGCCATGACATTACCGAACCGATTCGGCTAGAAGTTGATCAAATTTATCATCTTGCTTGTCCAGCCTCTCCCGTACATTACCAATTTAACCCCGTTAAAACCATTAAAACAAATGTACTGGGAACCTTGTATATGCTAGGATTAGCCAAGCGGGTTAACGCCAGACTACTCTTAGCTTCTACCTCCGAAGTCTACGGTGATCCCGATGTCCATCCCCAACCCGAAGAATATCGAGGTAACGTCAATTGTACGGGACTGCGAGCTTGCTACGACGAAGGAAAACGGGTAGCAGAAACCCTCGCTTTTGAATATCATCGAGAGCATAAAGTCGATATTCGGGTTGCTCGTATTTTTAACACCTATGGACCTCGGATGTTAGAAAATGACGGTCGTGTCGTTAGTAACTTTATTGTTCAAGCTTTACAAGGAAAACCGCTAACCGTGTATGGAGATGGCTCTCAAACGCGAAGTTTTTGCTACGTTTCTGACTTAGTAGAAGGGTTAATCCGTCTAATGAACAATGATTACATAGGACCAATTAATTTAGGCAATCCTGGGGAATATACTATCTTAGAATTGGCTCAAATCATCCAAGGAATGATTAATCCTGGCGCAGAATTAATCTTTAAACCCTTACCCCAAGATGATCCTCGACAAAGACAACCCGATATTACCAAAGCTAAACACTATTTAGGGTGGGAACCCACTATTCCCTTAAAAGAAGGCTTAGAATTGGCGATCTCAGATTTTCGACAACGGGTTTCCTAA
- a CDS encoding UDP-glucose dehydrogenase family protein, translated as MRVCVIGTGYVGLVTGVCLAHIGHHVICVDNNEEKVKLMKSGQSPIYEPGLSELMHSSAESGHLEFTTDLAAGVNHGEILFIAVGTPALPNGESDTRYVEAVARGIGANLNQGYKVIVNKSTVPIGSGDWVRMIVLDGLAERQNGHADAEFDVVSNPEFLREGSAVYDTFNPDRIVLGSNSDKAIAMMQELYAPLVDRKFGEDITLPPVPVVVTDLNSAEMIKYAANAFLATKISFINEVANICDRVGADVTQVAKGIGLDSRIGNKFLQAGIGWGGSCFPKDVLALIHTATDYGYETELLNAAVHVNQRQRLIAIEKLQQELKILKGKTVGLLGLTFKPDTDDMRDAPSLIIIEQLNRLGAKVKAYDPIVSQSGLSHGLSGVIIETNPEMLADSCDALVLVTDWQEFLKLDYGKMASLMANPVIIDGRNFLDRSKLEQAGFRYLGIGR; from the coding sequence ATGCGCGTTTGTGTCATTGGAACTGGTTACGTCGGCTTAGTGACAGGGGTTTGTTTAGCTCATATTGGCCACCACGTTATCTGTGTAGACAATAACGAAGAAAAAGTCAAATTAATGAAATCTGGTCAGTCCCCCATTTATGAACCGGGTTTATCCGAATTGATGCACTCGAGTGCCGAGTCGGGACACTTGGAATTTACGACAGATTTAGCAGCCGGGGTTAATCACGGGGAAATCCTCTTTATTGCCGTAGGAACTCCCGCATTACCCAACGGAGAAAGCGATACTCGTTATGTAGAAGCCGTAGCGCGGGGTATTGGAGCTAACTTAAATCAGGGTTACAAAGTCATTGTCAATAAATCAACGGTTCCCATCGGTTCTGGAGACTGGGTGAGGATGATTGTCCTCGATGGGTTAGCAGAACGCCAAAACGGACACGCGGATGCAGAGTTTGATGTGGTGAGTAACCCCGAATTTCTCAGAGAAGGCTCGGCGGTTTATGATACCTTTAACCCCGATCGCATTGTTTTAGGCAGCAACAGCGACAAAGCGATCGCCATGATGCAAGAACTCTACGCCCCCCTAGTGGATCGTAAATTTGGCGAGGATATAACCTTACCTCCCGTTCCTGTGGTGGTAACTGACCTAAACTCAGCAGAAATGATTAAATATGCTGCTAATGCCTTCTTAGCGACGAAGATTAGTTTTATTAATGAAGTCGCTAATATCTGCGATCGCGTTGGGGCGGATGTTACCCAAGTTGCTAAGGGGATCGGATTAGACTCCCGTATTGGCAATAAATTCTTGCAAGCGGGGATCGGTTGGGGTGGATCATGTTTTCCCAAGGATGTTTTAGCCTTAATTCACACAGCAACCGACTATGGTTATGAGACGGAATTGTTAAACGCGGCGGTTCATGTTAATCAACGTCAACGACTCATTGCCATTGAAAAATTACAACAAGAATTGAAGATTCTTAAGGGAAAAACCGTTGGATTATTAGGGTTAACCTTTAAACCTGATACTGATGACATGAGGGATGCTCCTTCTTTAATTATTATCGAACAACTCAACCGTTTAGGAGCAAAAGTGAAGGCATACGATCCGATTGTTTCACAATCAGGGTTAAGTCATGGCTTATCGGGAGTGATTATTGAAACCAACCCCGAAATGTTGGCCGATAGTTGTGATGCTTTGGTTTTAGTGACAGATTGGCAAGAATTTCTGAAACTCGATTATGGGAAAATGGCCAGTTTAATGGCTAATCCTGTGATTATTGATGGTCGTAATTTCTTAGATCGCTCGAAACTAGAACAGGCCGGTTTCCGTTACTTAGGAATTGGTCGGTAA
- a CDS encoding M16 family metallopeptidase: MTSTLLKASAFNSPTIRTLANGLTVIAEQMPVEAVNLNLWLNVGSALESNEINGMAHFLEHMVFKGTSRLDSGEFEQLIEQRGAVTNAATSQEYTHYYITTAPADFAELAPLQLDVVFNASIPDEAFERERSVILEEIRRSEDSPRRRTFYRAMETCFAQLPYRRRVLGPVSVIEQLKPQQMRDFHQNWYHPASVTAVAVGNLPVEELIEIIVEGFEQNNRFPVKNNQKVGNLSPEKPFREVVRQEYEDSHLQQARLIMMWRVPGLIELEETYTLDVLAVILGQGKVSRLFRELREDRGLVSRISVSNMTQGIQGVFYISAELPTENIPEVETTIREHLRQIQRESVTETELNRVRTQVANRFIFGNERPSDRANLYGYYYSQLQDLEPALTYPSRIQSLSLEDIQRAAQLYLSPDAYAMTIVRPTI; this comes from the coding sequence ATGACTTCAACTTTGCTTAAAGCATCAGCGTTTAATAGCCCCACGATTCGTACCCTTGCCAATGGATTGACCGTTATCGCTGAACAAATGCCAGTTGAAGCGGTTAATCTCAACCTCTGGTTAAACGTAGGATCTGCGCTAGAATCTAATGAAATCAACGGGATGGCTCATTTCCTCGAACACATGGTCTTTAAAGGGACTTCTCGCCTCGATAGTGGAGAATTTGAGCAATTAATTGAGCAACGCGGTGCTGTGACCAATGCAGCAACCTCTCAAGAGTACACCCATTATTACATAACCACAGCCCCGGCAGATTTTGCTGAACTTGCCCCCCTGCAATTGGATGTGGTTTTCAATGCGAGTATTCCTGATGAAGCCTTTGAACGGGAAAGATCGGTTATTTTAGAAGAAATTCGCCGTTCAGAGGATAGTCCTCGCCGCCGCACCTTTTATCGGGCTATGGAGACTTGTTTTGCCCAATTACCCTATCGTCGTCGGGTACTCGGTCCTGTCTCAGTGATTGAACAACTCAAACCACAACAGATGCGGGATTTTCATCAAAACTGGTATCATCCCGCATCGGTAACAGCCGTAGCCGTAGGAAATCTTCCCGTAGAAGAATTAATTGAAATTATAGTAGAAGGATTTGAGCAAAATAATAGATTTCCTGTCAAAAATAACCAGAAAGTGGGTAATCTCTCCCCAGAAAAGCCGTTTCGGGAAGTAGTTCGCCAAGAATACGAGGATAGTCACCTACAGCAAGCGCGTTTAATCATGATGTGGCGAGTTCCGGGGTTAATTGAATTAGAAGAAACCTATACTTTGGACGTTTTAGCCGTTATTTTAGGACAAGGCAAGGTATCTCGCTTATTTCGGGAGTTGCGCGAAGATCGAGGATTAGTCTCTCGAATTAGTGTTAGTAACATGACACAAGGTATTCAAGGAGTGTTCTATATTTCGGCTGAATTACCAACTGAAAATATACCCGAAGTAGAAACAACAATTAGAGAACATTTGCGTCAAATTCAACGAGAATCTGTCACAGAAACCGAATTAAATCGAGTTCGGACTCAGGTAGCTAATCGCTTTATTTTTGGGAATGAACGTCCAAGCGATCGCGCTAATCTTTATGGCTATTACTATTCTCAACTACAAGATTTAGAACCCGCTTTAACCTATCCAAGTCGGATTCAATCTCTGAGTTTAGAAGA